A window from Neobacillus sp. PS3-40 encodes these proteins:
- a CDS encoding sensor histidine kinase: protein MKFNKKQVKLRTKINFLILLNLLFVLALFILSLSWIMVHREYDEKGRNALAVAKTVAGLPEVIEAFKGPNPSSIIQPVAESIRKKTGAQFIVVSNMNLIRYSHPDTSKIGRHMVGDDDKQVLLGHGSITQATGTLGLSIRGKYPVFDGQHHQIGIVSVGFLMQHIWKKLTPLIIEITCIGAVALFVGLIGAFILSGHIKKQIFNLEPHEIAFQTQQQAAILESIREGIIAIDTMGNITTFNREAKNMIKHENDDLIGKAITSVLPSSRLTEVINEGIAHFDQPMIIGNSLVVVNRIPVKIGDKVIGAVGSFRDKLHLDQMDQRLADIGKYVDTIRSQRHEFMNKLHLISGLIHMKEYELVKDIIENVNSEQQNVLNFFLARVRDPAIVGVLMGKMHRAKELGILLTITDDSIVSELCPHRETVLTILGNAIENSMEAVPTKKENPHPPTISIHIEEKQEFLTIQVVDNGPGVDPKLGDQIFADGGTSKGKGRGFGLALVSQLVSRLKGSIEIHSSEEGATLQVRLPKMEV, encoded by the coding sequence TTGAAATTTAATAAGAAACAAGTGAAGCTACGTACAAAAATCAATTTTCTCATCTTGTTAAATCTCCTTTTTGTCCTTGCACTTTTTATTCTCTCTCTTTCTTGGATAATGGTTCATCGGGAGTATGATGAGAAAGGAAGAAATGCTTTGGCTGTAGCAAAAACAGTTGCAGGACTTCCCGAAGTCATCGAAGCTTTCAAGGGGCCAAATCCTTCATCGATTATTCAACCTGTTGCTGAAAGTATTCGAAAGAAAACGGGAGCGCAATTTATTGTTGTTTCAAATATGAACTTAATTCGCTACAGCCATCCTGACACATCTAAAATAGGGAGGCATATGGTAGGTGATGATGATAAACAAGTATTGTTAGGGCATGGGAGTATTACGCAGGCAACTGGTACCCTCGGGCTTTCGATCCGAGGAAAGTATCCTGTTTTTGATGGACAACATCATCAGATTGGGATTGTTTCTGTTGGCTTTCTAATGCAACACATATGGAAAAAACTAACCCCTTTAATTATCGAAATCACCTGTATAGGTGCCGTTGCTTTATTCGTTGGACTTATTGGTGCATTTATCCTTTCGGGCCATATTAAAAAACAAATTTTTAATTTAGAGCCTCACGAAATTGCATTTCAAACCCAACAACAAGCGGCCATCTTAGAATCTATTCGTGAGGGAATCATTGCGATTGATACGATGGGTAACATTACGACCTTCAATCGCGAGGCAAAAAATATGATTAAACACGAAAATGATGATCTCATTGGTAAAGCGATTACATCCGTCCTTCCCAGTTCACGATTGACAGAAGTTATTAACGAAGGGATTGCTCATTTTGATCAGCCTATGATTATCGGAAATTCATTAGTGGTTGTAAACAGAATTCCCGTCAAAATTGGTGATAAAGTGATCGGTGCAGTAGGAAGCTTTCGGGATAAACTTCATCTTGACCAGATGGATCAACGTTTGGCTGACATCGGGAAATATGTTGATACCATAAGGAGCCAACGTCATGAATTTATGAATAAACTTCATCTTATTTCAGGTCTTATTCATATGAAGGAATATGAACTTGTTAAAGACATTATTGAGAATGTAAACAGCGAACAGCAAAATGTGCTCAATTTTTTCCTCGCTCGAGTCCGCGATCCAGCAATTGTTGGTGTTCTTATGGGGAAAATGCATCGCGCTAAGGAACTTGGAATCTTGCTTACCATTACCGATGACTCAATTGTTTCGGAGCTTTGTCCCCATCGCGAAACAGTACTAACCATTCTTGGTAATGCAATCGAAAACTCAATGGAGGCAGTACCAACAAAGAAAGAAAACCCTCACCCTCCCACAATTTCAATACATATAGAAGAAAAACAGGAGTTCCTTACTATTCAGGTTGTGGATAACGGGCCGGGAGTTGACCCCAAACTAGGTGATCAAATTTTTGCCGATGGCGGTACATCAAAGGGAAAGGGTCGGGGATTTGGCTTAGCATTAGTTTCTCAATTGGTTTCGAGATTAAAGGGGAGTATCGAAATCCATTCTTCGGAAGAAGGAGCAACCCTGCAAGTAAGATTGCCAAAAATGGAGGTGTAG
- a CDS encoding ABC transporter ATP-binding protein — protein sequence MGALEKQVYRDLAQATPAMMELKGVTKEFIKPNGEAHTVLRNIDLKIPKGEFVSIVGPTGCGKSTTLGLIAGFEPASEGEIIISGEKLEGINQRAACVFQTENAFPWKTVIDNVSLGLRLRGMNKTDAYDEARKWIVRVGLKGFEGHYPSQLSGGMRKRVALAQSLIVQPEILLMDEPFSALDVHTRHLMENELLRIWEETSASVFFITHDLEEAIALSDRVIVITAGPAATIKGDYRIDLPRPRNVAEISFDPDFMKIHKQIWEDLKDEVMISYENANKLNSKSS from the coding sequence GTGGGTGCTTTAGAAAAACAAGTGTATCGGGATTTGGCACAAGCAACTCCGGCGATGATGGAATTAAAAGGAGTGACGAAAGAATTTATCAAGCCAAATGGGGAAGCACATACCGTTCTTAGAAATATCGATTTGAAGATACCAAAAGGAGAGTTTGTTTCGATTGTTGGCCCTACAGGCTGTGGGAAATCAACTACATTAGGCTTGATTGCTGGGTTTGAACCAGCATCAGAAGGTGAAATTATCATTTCAGGTGAAAAATTGGAAGGAATAAATCAGCGGGCAGCCTGTGTATTCCAAACTGAAAATGCGTTTCCATGGAAAACAGTTATAGACAATGTTTCCCTGGGGCTTCGATTACGAGGAATGAACAAAACAGATGCCTATGATGAAGCAAGAAAATGGATTGTACGAGTTGGTCTAAAAGGATTTGAAGGCCATTATCCTTCCCAACTTTCCGGAGGAATGAGAAAACGGGTGGCTTTAGCGCAAAGCTTGATCGTTCAACCGGAAATTCTTTTAATGGATGAGCCATTTTCTGCCCTTGATGTGCACACACGTCATCTCATGGAAAATGAATTGCTTCGGATATGGGAGGAAACATCTGCTTCGGTCTTTTTTATTACTCATGATTTAGAGGAAGCCATTGCATTAAGTGACCGTGTCATAGTTATTACTGCCGGGCCGGCAGCAACGATAAAAGGGGATTACCGAATTGATCTGCCAAGGCCACGTAATGTAGCAGAAATAAGTTTTGATCCGGATTTTATGAAGATCCATAAACAAATTTGGGAAGATTTGAAAGATGAGGTGATGATCAGTTATGAGAACGCAAATAAACTCAATTCCAAATCCAGTTAA